The proteins below come from a single Pseudarthrobacter sp. SSS035 genomic window:
- a CDS encoding adenylate/guanylate cyclase domain-containing protein, whose protein sequence is MNDEDQRDEADLPAPAVPETAHPATGTLSPERVAAKALEARLLGGERKLRRREVAAGAGLSLLSARKLWRALGFPNFGDEDVAFTERDQAALSTVVDLVRTGVLTEEAAISVTRSIGQMTDRMVVWQIEALVEDMVHEQGVTDAVARKRLVKELPSLLDALEEMLVYSWRRQLNAGVQRLAVRAEAGLQASEEGRDGDEDDAPLPLARAVGFADLVSYTSLSRRMNEKTLARLVQRFENKCAEIISVGGGRLVKTVGDEVLYIAETPAAGAEISLALAQAFTEDEILPEARVAMVWGRILSRLGDIYGPTVNLAARLTTLADPGTVLIDSMTASALDQDKRFILVPQPAENVRGFGEIHPVLLARGQGKGLVLD, encoded by the coding sequence ATGAACGATGAGGACCAGCGGGACGAAGCGGACCTGCCGGCTCCCGCCGTGCCCGAAACCGCCCACCCGGCAACAGGCACGCTCTCTCCGGAACGAGTGGCTGCCAAGGCTCTTGAGGCCCGGCTGTTGGGCGGTGAACGGAAGCTGCGGCGCCGTGAGGTGGCCGCCGGCGCAGGGCTGTCCCTCCTTTCTGCCCGGAAGCTGTGGCGTGCCCTCGGCTTCCCGAACTTCGGCGACGAAGACGTCGCCTTCACCGAACGGGATCAGGCTGCGCTGTCCACCGTGGTTGACCTGGTCCGCACCGGGGTGCTGACCGAAGAGGCCGCCATCTCCGTGACCCGGTCCATCGGACAGATGACCGACCGCATGGTGGTCTGGCAGATCGAGGCCCTGGTGGAGGACATGGTCCACGAGCAGGGCGTCACGGACGCTGTGGCCCGCAAGCGCCTGGTGAAGGAACTTCCCTCCCTACTGGATGCACTGGAGGAGATGCTGGTCTATTCGTGGCGGCGGCAGCTCAATGCCGGCGTGCAACGCCTGGCCGTGCGCGCCGAAGCCGGTCTGCAGGCCAGCGAGGAAGGCCGCGACGGCGATGAAGACGATGCCCCGCTGCCGCTGGCCCGCGCCGTCGGCTTTGCTGACCTGGTTTCGTATACGAGTCTCTCCCGCAGGATGAATGAAAAGACCCTCGCCCGGCTGGTCCAGCGCTTTGAGAACAAATGCGCCGAGATCATTTCCGTTGGCGGCGGGCGGCTGGTCAAGACGGTAGGCGACGAAGTCCTGTATATCGCGGAAACTCCGGCTGCCGGAGCCGAGATCTCGCTGGCCCTGGCACAGGCGTTCACCGAAGACGAGATCCTGCCGGAAGCGCGGGTGGCGATGGTCTGGGGCAGGATCCTGTCCCGGCTGGGGGACATCTACGGCCCCACGGTCAACCTCGCCGCCCGGCTCACCACGTTGGCGGATCCGGGAACGGTCCTGATTGACTCCATGACTGCATCCGCGCTGGACCAGGACAAGCGCTTCATTCTCGTTCCGCAGCCTGCTGAAAATGTCCGCGGGTTCGGCGAAATCCATCCCGTGCTTCTGGCACGCGGTCAAGGAAAAGGCCTGGTCCTCGACTAG
- a CDS encoding PH domain-containing protein translates to MRKGLAPGEQVITITRPQPRKLAGPAAAFIAAPAAAAFASAWTVRGEATRLVPVASAGWTPWIVLACVLAAAWIWLAYCLPRLLRWQATRYILTSRRIVARYGMMRRRDEQVNLASIRNVTVHQSVLQRILRSGNISLETGYQGVVNIQDVPEAVRFRDFVLDAIDELPVGGDPGTDEISDYTDEALPWELREGGDDER, encoded by the coding sequence ATGCGTAAAGGCCTCGCGCCGGGCGAGCAGGTCATTACGATCACCCGCCCGCAGCCGAGGAAGCTGGCCGGCCCGGCCGCAGCCTTTATTGCGGCACCGGCCGCTGCAGCTTTTGCCAGTGCCTGGACCGTGCGGGGTGAGGCTACCCGGCTGGTGCCGGTGGCTTCCGCTGGCTGGACACCGTGGATCGTCCTGGCATGCGTCCTGGCCGCTGCGTGGATATGGTTGGCATATTGCCTGCCTCGGCTGCTGCGGTGGCAAGCAACCCGGTACATCCTCACGAGCAGGCGGATTGTTGCCCGCTACGGCATGATGCGGCGCCGGGACGAGCAGGTCAACCTCGCGTCGATCCGCAACGTGACGGTCCACCAGTCGGTGCTGCAGCGCATATTGCGCTCCGGGAATATATCCTTGGAAACCGGGTACCAAGGTGTGGTGAACATCCAGGACGTCCCGGAAGCAGTACGGTTCCGGGACTTCGTGCTGGATGCGATTGACGAACTGCCTGTGGGCGGGGACCCGGGGACTGATGAGATATCGGATTACACAGACGAAGCGTTGCCGTGGGAGTTGAGAGAAGGTGGAGACGATGAACGATGA
- a CDS encoding biotin--[acetyl-CoA-carboxylase] ligase: MDDSHTPGNPLDRGALADQDFLAATGIAKVVVVDSTGSTNADLLRSVTVEPKEWPDLSVLTAEYQTAARGRLDRRWEAPPLSSVSVSLVLRPANAEGRPLPTHTYSWLSLLGALALRQTLLETAGLPAELKWPNDVLVRGRKIAGILAQLGPMGDGSVPPVILGTGLNVTLTASELPVPTATSVALEEPLTVDRTVLLKSYLAHFAVLYRSFCNADGDPAAGIAGGPSLHKRVESAMATLGKQVRAQLPGDHEIIGHASRLDEYGSLLVVDKDRREHVVTAGDVVHLRPWTPPGQGAESGYA, encoded by the coding sequence ATGGATGACTCACACACCCCAGGAAATCCGTTGGATCGTGGAGCCTTGGCGGACCAGGATTTCCTGGCGGCCACAGGCATCGCCAAGGTGGTGGTGGTGGACTCCACCGGTTCCACCAACGCGGACCTGCTGCGCTCGGTGACGGTTGAGCCAAAGGAGTGGCCGGACCTGTCGGTGCTGACGGCCGAGTACCAGACCGCTGCCCGCGGACGCCTGGACCGGCGGTGGGAAGCGCCGCCGCTGAGCTCGGTGTCGGTGTCCCTGGTCCTGCGGCCAGCCAATGCCGAGGGCAGGCCCCTGCCCACGCACACGTATTCGTGGCTGTCACTGCTGGGCGCGCTGGCGCTGCGGCAGACGCTTCTTGAGACCGCGGGCCTTCCGGCCGAGCTCAAGTGGCCCAATGACGTCCTGGTCCGTGGCCGCAAGATCGCCGGGATCCTGGCCCAGCTGGGGCCCATGGGGGACGGTTCTGTTCCTCCGGTCATTTTGGGGACCGGCCTGAACGTGACGTTGACCGCGTCGGAACTCCCGGTGCCCACAGCGACGTCGGTTGCCCTGGAAGAACCGCTGACTGTTGATCGGACCGTGCTGCTCAAGAGCTATCTCGCCCATTTCGCCGTGCTCTACCGCAGCTTCTGCAATGCCGACGGCGACCCCGCCGCCGGGATTGCCGGCGGCCCTTCGCTCCACAAACGGGTGGAGTCCGCCATGGCGACGCTGGGCAAGCAAGTGCGCGCACAGCTGCCCGGTGACCACGAGATCATCGGGCACGCTTCGAGGCTGGACGAGTACGGCTCACTGCTGGTGGTGGACAAGGACCGCCGCGAGCATGTGGTCACCGCCGGCGATGTGGTCCACCTGCGCCCGTGGACCCCGCCGGGCCAGGGCGCTGAAAGCGGTTATGCGTAA
- a CDS encoding NAD(P)-dependent oxidoreductase has translation MTSSNDARSIAAGPYQATGSLQGRTILMSGGSRGIGLAIATRAAQDGANIVLMAKTGQPHAKLAGTVFSAAEQVEAAGGHALAIVGDVRSDEDVAGAVAAAVERFGGIDIVLNNASAIDLSTTDDVDMKRYDLMQDINVRGTFLLSKLSLPALRKSAHAHILTLSPPLNLDPHWAGRHLAYTMAKYGMSLTTLGLAEELKADGINVNSLWPCTLIDTAAIRNMPGGQEIVQAARGPQIMADAAHAVLTGGNLAGAGAPSGNFYTDEQVLRAAGVTDFRPYSLGAAEDRLVPDIFL, from the coding sequence ATGACTTCCAGCAACGACGCAAGGTCCATTGCCGCAGGGCCCTACCAGGCCACCGGGTCCCTTCAGGGCCGCACCATTCTGATGTCCGGCGGCAGCCGCGGCATCGGGCTGGCGATTGCCACCCGGGCCGCGCAGGACGGTGCCAATATTGTCCTGATGGCCAAGACCGGCCAGCCCCACGCCAAGCTGGCAGGCACCGTCTTCAGCGCCGCCGAGCAGGTGGAGGCCGCCGGAGGCCACGCCCTGGCAATCGTGGGGGACGTGCGCAGCGACGAAGACGTCGCAGGAGCCGTGGCGGCCGCCGTCGAACGCTTCGGCGGGATCGACATCGTGCTCAACAATGCATCCGCGATCGATCTCTCCACCACCGACGACGTGGACATGAAACGCTACGACCTGATGCAGGACATCAATGTCCGCGGCACGTTCCTGCTGTCCAAGCTGTCACTGCCCGCCCTCCGCAAATCGGCCCACGCACACATCCTGACGCTGTCGCCGCCCCTGAACCTTGACCCGCACTGGGCAGGCAGGCACCTGGCCTACACCATGGCCAAATACGGGATGAGCCTCACCACGCTGGGCCTTGCCGAAGAACTCAAGGCCGACGGAATCAACGTCAACTCGCTCTGGCCGTGCACGCTCATCGATACCGCGGCCATCCGGAACATGCCCGGCGGCCAGGAGATCGTCCAGGCCGCGCGCGGACCACAGATCATGGCCGACGCAGCCCACGCCGTCCTGACCGGCGGCAACCTGGCCGGCGCCGGTGCACCCAGCGGCAACTTCTATACGGACGAACAGGTGCTCCGCGCGGCGGGTGTCACCGACTTCCGTCCGTACAGCCTCGGGGCCGCGGAGGATCGCCTGGTTCCGGACATATTCCTCTGA
- a CDS encoding acyl-CoA carboxylase subunit beta yields MSHDLTTTAGKIADFRDRQARAEQPSGPEAIEKQHARGKNTARERVELLLDEGSFVELDALAVHRSTAFGMETKKPLGDGLVSGYGTVDGRPVAVYSQDFSVYGGSLSQVNGEKIVKVQEFALRNGCPVVGILDGGGARIQEGVASLAMFADIFRNNVHASGVVPQISLIMGPSAGGAAYSPALTDYVVMVDKTSHMFITGPDVIKTVTGEDVDMETLGGARQHNANTGTSTYLASDEADAIEFVRELLDFLPSNNLSEAPVLEHQQELEVNDDDLALDTLVPDSANQPYDMRTVIEQIVDDAHFLEMQSLYAPNVIIGYGRVEGHTVGIVANQPLQFAGTLDIAASEKAARFVRNCDAFNVPIITLVDVPGFLPGKDQEFQGIIRRGAKLLYAYAEATVPKLTVITRKAYGGAYIVMGSKKLGADLNLAWPTAQIGVMGAQGAVNILYRRDLAAVAEAGGDVEARRAEVIRQYEEELLNPYQSAQLGYVDAVIAPSDTRGQIIRGLRALRDKRASLPTKKHGNIPL; encoded by the coding sequence ATGAGCCACGATCTGACAACGACAGCGGGAAAGATCGCCGATTTCCGCGACCGCCAGGCCCGTGCAGAACAACCCTCCGGCCCCGAAGCCATCGAGAAGCAGCACGCCCGCGGCAAGAACACCGCCCGCGAGCGCGTGGAACTCCTGCTGGACGAAGGCTCGTTTGTGGAGCTTGACGCACTGGCCGTGCACCGCTCCACCGCCTTCGGTATGGAAACGAAGAAGCCGCTCGGCGACGGGCTGGTCTCCGGCTACGGCACCGTGGACGGGCGTCCCGTTGCCGTCTACAGCCAGGACTTCTCGGTCTACGGCGGATCGTTGAGCCAGGTCAACGGCGAGAAGATCGTCAAGGTCCAGGAATTCGCCCTGCGCAACGGCTGCCCCGTAGTGGGCATCCTCGACGGCGGCGGTGCCCGCATCCAGGAAGGTGTGGCCTCCCTGGCCATGTTTGCCGACATCTTCCGCAATAACGTCCACGCTTCCGGCGTCGTCCCGCAGATCTCTCTCATCATGGGACCGTCCGCCGGCGGCGCGGCCTACTCCCCCGCCCTCACGGACTACGTGGTGATGGTGGACAAGACCTCGCACATGTTCATCACGGGACCGGACGTCATCAAGACCGTCACGGGCGAAGACGTCGACATGGAAACCCTCGGCGGCGCCCGCCAGCACAATGCCAACACGGGCACCTCCACGTACCTGGCCTCCGACGAAGCGGACGCCATCGAGTTCGTCCGCGAGCTGCTGGACTTCCTGCCGTCCAACAACCTCTCCGAAGCCCCGGTGCTGGAGCACCAGCAGGAGCTGGAGGTCAACGATGACGACCTCGCCCTGGACACGCTCGTCCCCGACTCTGCCAACCAGCCGTACGACATGCGTACCGTCATCGAGCAGATAGTTGACGACGCACACTTCCTGGAGATGCAGTCCCTCTACGCCCCCAACGTCATCATCGGCTACGGCCGGGTGGAGGGCCACACCGTGGGCATCGTGGCCAACCAGCCGCTGCAGTTCGCCGGCACGCTGGACATTGCAGCCTCGGAGAAGGCCGCCCGCTTCGTCCGGAACTGCGACGCGTTCAACGTCCCCATCATCACCTTGGTGGACGTCCCCGGCTTCCTGCCCGGCAAGGACCAGGAGTTCCAGGGCATCATCCGCCGCGGCGCCAAGCTGCTGTACGCCTACGCCGAAGCTACCGTCCCCAAGCTGACGGTCATCACGCGCAAGGCCTACGGCGGCGCGTACATCGTGATGGGCTCCAAGAAGCTCGGCGCGGACCTGAACCTGGCGTGGCCCACGGCGCAGATCGGCGTGATGGGTGCCCAGGGCGCCGTCAACATCCTGTACCGCCGCGACCTGGCCGCCGTTGCCGAGGCCGGCGGGGACGTTGAGGCCCGGCGCGCCGAGGTCATCCGCCAGTACGAAGAAGAGTTGCTGAACCCCTACCAGTCCGCCCAGCTGGGCTACGTGGACGCGGTCATCGCACCGTCCGATACCCGGGGCCAGATCATCAGGGGCCTCCGTGCCCTCCGCGACAAGCGGGCGAGCCTGCCCACCAAGAAGCACGGGAACATCCCGCTGTGA
- a CDS encoding acyl-CoA carboxylase subunit epsilon: MIEEKSVVEPVETDAPVLSVVKGQPSAEELAALTAVVLSLGSADAVADGKPTARDWVRRQQLRLAPTPGPGAWRRSRG, translated from the coding sequence GTGATCGAGGAGAAATCGGTGGTTGAGCCTGTCGAAACCGATGCCCCAGTGCTTTCTGTAGTCAAGGGGCAACCATCGGCCGAAGAGCTTGCAGCGCTGACCGCCGTCGTGCTTTCCCTGGGCAGCGCGGACGCCGTGGCCGACGGGAAGCCCACCGCCCGCGACTGGGTGCGCCGCCAGCAGCTGCGGCTCGCCCCGACGCCGGGTCCCGGCGCCTGGAGGCGGAGCCGGGGTTAG
- a CDS encoding DUF885 domain-containing protein, translating to MTTEAAPAARPHSAIDAVADDYTDTLIHLNPSLATELGLPGHETEYPDYSPAGIAGFAAEARKALAALEGLAPQDDVDTVTLDAMRERLGLQLEIHESGWDVAELNNIASPAQDIRAIFDLMPTDTAEHWEHIAGRALNVTGALRGYTESLRQARDAGKVAAERQVSIVIEQTTKYAAEDGFFAKLAAEARTADGPLPGETQGTLDAGAAAARGAYRELAEFLRRELLPAAPQQDAVGRERYALASRSFLGAAVDLEETYAWGVQELDRLIAEQENVASIIKPGASIEEAKDVLNNDPARQLKGTEALKAWMQELSDKAVAELAGVHFEIPDVMKKLECLIAPTDEGGIYYTGPSDDFSRPGRMWWSVPAGEDTFTTWAETTTVFHEGVPGHHLQVATATYRRELLNKWRRNICWTSGHGEGWALYAEKLMQELGYLADPGDHMGMLDMQRMRAARVVFDIGVHLELEIPGRWGSGTWTPEAGYDFLKENLPISEGQLKFEFTRYLGWPGQAPSYKVGQRLWEQIRADLETRPGFDLKAFHTRALNIGSVGLDTLRRALLS from the coding sequence GTGACTACCGAAGCCGCCCCCGCCGCCCGTCCGCACTCCGCCATCGATGCCGTGGCGGATGACTATACCGACACACTCATCCACCTGAACCCGTCGCTTGCCACCGAGTTGGGGCTGCCGGGGCATGAGACCGAGTACCCGGATTACTCCCCCGCCGGCATCGCCGGTTTCGCAGCGGAAGCCCGCAAGGCCCTTGCTGCCCTGGAGGGCCTCGCGCCCCAGGACGACGTCGATACCGTCACCCTGGACGCCATGCGGGAACGGCTGGGCCTCCAGCTGGAAATCCACGAGTCCGGCTGGGACGTGGCGGAGCTGAACAACATCGCCTCCCCCGCACAGGACATCCGGGCCATTTTCGACCTGATGCCCACAGACACCGCTGAGCATTGGGAACACATCGCCGGCCGCGCGCTGAACGTCACAGGCGCCCTCCGCGGCTACACCGAATCACTGCGCCAGGCCCGGGACGCGGGCAAAGTCGCGGCCGAACGCCAGGTCTCCATCGTCATCGAGCAGACCACCAAATACGCCGCCGAAGACGGCTTCTTCGCCAAGCTCGCCGCAGAGGCCCGGACTGCGGACGGTCCCCTGCCGGGCGAAACGCAGGGAACGCTCGACGCCGGCGCTGCCGCTGCCCGGGGTGCCTACCGGGAGCTCGCGGAGTTCCTCCGCAGGGAACTGCTCCCTGCCGCACCGCAGCAGGACGCCGTCGGCCGGGAACGCTACGCCCTGGCCTCACGCTCCTTCCTGGGCGCCGCCGTCGACCTTGAAGAGACCTACGCGTGGGGAGTCCAGGAACTCGACCGGCTCATCGCCGAGCAGGAAAACGTTGCGTCCATCATCAAGCCAGGGGCCAGCATCGAGGAGGCCAAGGATGTCCTCAACAACGACCCGGCCCGCCAACTCAAGGGCACGGAGGCCCTCAAGGCATGGATGCAGGAACTCTCGGATAAAGCAGTTGCCGAGCTTGCCGGCGTGCACTTCGAGATCCCGGACGTGATGAAGAAGCTTGAATGCCTCATCGCCCCGACCGACGAGGGCGGCATTTACTACACGGGCCCCTCGGATGACTTCAGCCGTCCCGGCCGGATGTGGTGGTCAGTTCCCGCCGGCGAGGACACTTTCACCACCTGGGCCGAGACCACCACGGTCTTCCATGAAGGCGTCCCCGGCCACCACCTGCAGGTGGCCACCGCCACCTACCGGCGGGAACTGCTGAACAAGTGGCGGCGCAACATCTGCTGGACCTCCGGCCACGGCGAGGGCTGGGCCCTTTACGCCGAAAAGCTTATGCAGGAACTCGGCTACCTGGCCGATCCCGGCGACCACATGGGCATGCTGGACATGCAGCGGATGCGGGCGGCGCGCGTGGTGTTCGACATCGGCGTCCATCTGGAGCTGGAGATCCCCGGACGCTGGGGCAGCGGAACATGGACCCCGGAGGCGGGCTACGACTTCCTCAAGGAAAACCTGCCCATCAGCGAAGGCCAGCTCAAGTTCGAATTCACCCGCTACCTCGGCTGGCCCGGCCAGGCCCCGTCCTACAAAGTGGGGCAGCGCCTCTGGGAACAGATCCGGGCCGACCTCGAAACCCGGCCCGGCTTCGACCTCAAGGCCTTCCACACGCGAGCGCTGAACATCGGCTCCGTAGGCCTCGATACCCTCCGCCGAGCATTGCTTTCGTAG
- a CDS encoding dicarboxylate/amino acid:cation symporter — protein MSTQTRTPESAGKTGFQLPKWAGSFGFQIIAALIVGLGLGLLAKYTGSTKAEPNGLGATLQTIGSSYVSLLQTAVVPLIFTAVVSSISNLRQVSNAAKLAWNTLLWFAITSLIAVVIGIGLGVLLQPGANTGITQEAKYAGKSGDWWSFLIGLFPKNFLGLGASSTVTESATAATTVSTSISFNVLQILVIAIAVGVAALKVGKAAEPFLNLNASALAVIQKVLWWIIRIAPLGTVGLIGNAAAVYGWDTIGALGKFTFAIYVGLALVLFVVYPTLIRSHGLSVKQYFSGVWPAVQLAFVSRSSIGTLPLTQRVTERSLGVPRAYASFAVPLGATTKMDGCAAIYPAISAIFVAQFFGVQLEASHYLLIALVSVLGSAATAGTTGAVVMLTLTLSTLGLPLAGVGLLLAIDPILDMGRTAVNVAGQALVPTIVAKRQGMLDEALYNAPRNGTPFVDDDADSSAADPSAVAGGTDAPEAGRELADAKA, from the coding sequence GTGAGCACTCAAACCCGCACCCCCGAATCCGCAGGAAAGACCGGCTTCCAGCTGCCCAAGTGGGCTGGCTCGTTCGGTTTCCAGATCATCGCCGCCCTCATTGTGGGCCTGGGCCTTGGCCTGCTGGCCAAGTACACGGGCAGCACCAAGGCAGAGCCCAACGGCCTCGGCGCCACGCTGCAGACCATTGGCTCCAGCTACGTTTCGCTGCTGCAGACTGCGGTGGTTCCGCTGATCTTCACCGCCGTGGTGAGTTCGATCTCGAACCTGCGCCAAGTCTCCAACGCCGCCAAGCTGGCCTGGAACACCCTGCTGTGGTTCGCCATCACGTCCCTGATCGCCGTCGTGATCGGCATCGGCCTCGGCGTGCTCCTGCAGCCCGGCGCCAACACCGGCATCACCCAGGAGGCCAAGTACGCCGGCAAGTCCGGTGACTGGTGGTCCTTCCTGATCGGACTGTTCCCCAAGAACTTCCTCGGCCTCGGTGCCAGCTCCACCGTGACTGAAAGCGCCACCGCCGCCACCACAGTCAGCACCTCCATCAGCTTCAACGTGCTCCAGATCCTGGTGATTGCCATCGCCGTCGGCGTCGCCGCCCTCAAGGTGGGCAAGGCTGCCGAGCCGTTCCTGAACCTCAACGCTTCGGCGCTGGCCGTCATCCAGAAGGTCCTCTGGTGGATCATCCGCATCGCCCCGCTGGGCACTGTGGGCCTGATCGGCAACGCCGCGGCCGTGTACGGCTGGGACACCATCGGCGCGCTCGGCAAGTTCACGTTCGCCATCTACGTGGGCCTGGCCCTGGTGCTGTTTGTGGTTTACCCGACGCTGATCCGCTCGCACGGCCTGTCCGTGAAGCAGTACTTCTCCGGGGTCTGGCCTGCCGTGCAGCTCGCGTTTGTGTCCCGCTCCTCGATCGGAACCCTGCCGCTGACCCAGCGCGTCACCGAGCGAAGCCTAGGTGTTCCCCGCGCCTACGCTTCCTTCGCCGTACCCCTGGGCGCCACCACGAAAATGGACGGCTGCGCGGCGATCTACCCCGCGATCTCCGCCATCTTTGTGGCCCAGTTCTTCGGCGTCCAGCTGGAAGCCAGCCACTACCTGCTCATCGCCCTCGTCTCGGTCCTCGGTTCCGCCGCAACGGCCGGCACCACCGGCGCCGTGGTGATGCTCACCCTGACGCTCTCCACGCTGGGGCTGCCCCTGGCCGGCGTCGGACTCCTGCTGGCGATCGATCCCATCCTGGACATGGGCCGCACCGCGGTCAACGTCGCGGGCCAGGCACTGGTCCCCACCATCGTGGCCAAGCGGCAGGGCATGCTCGACGAGGCGCTCTACAACGCACCCCGCAACGGCACTCCGTTTGTGGACGACGACGCCGACTCCTCCGCTGCGGATCCTTCCGCCGTCGCCGGAGGTACTGACGCGCCGGAAGCCGGACGCGAACTGGCCGACGCGAAGGCCTGA
- a CDS encoding TetR/AcrR family transcriptional regulator, translated as MPELLSRRELNKAATRQAITDAALTLLRARGPGNFTVEDIAESAGISRRTFFNYFSSTEAALASMTHGFLDNALQQFRQRPADEPILESARAALMQLADPMTVAPLAELFTLTQDNAVLSRSELEAWDHCTEEIITAARERFAGTPGAVVDELYLRALAGSVISCGKAAMDVWFARCGADLSPASLAVLRQLLIDAIGHLGSGFGSPVPAASPSATSTTASTHFNKERL; from the coding sequence ATGCCCGAACTTCTCTCGCGCCGTGAGCTGAACAAAGCCGCCACCCGCCAGGCCATCACCGATGCCGCTTTGACCCTGCTGCGCGCCCGGGGACCCGGGAATTTCACGGTAGAAGACATCGCTGAATCTGCCGGGATCTCGCGCCGCACCTTCTTCAATTACTTCAGCAGCACCGAGGCCGCGCTGGCCTCCATGACGCATGGGTTCCTGGACAACGCCCTTCAGCAGTTCCGGCAGCGGCCCGCCGACGAGCCCATCCTCGAATCGGCCCGCGCTGCCCTGATGCAGCTGGCCGACCCCATGACGGTGGCGCCCCTGGCTGAACTCTTCACCCTCACCCAGGACAACGCGGTCCTGTCCCGGTCCGAACTTGAGGCGTGGGACCACTGCACCGAAGAGATCATCACCGCGGCCCGGGAGCGCTTCGCCGGAACCCCGGGCGCCGTCGTCGACGAACTGTACCTGCGCGCCCTCGCAGGCTCCGTCATCTCCTGCGGGAAGGCGGCCATGGACGTGTGGTTCGCCCGATGCGGCGCCGATCTCTCCCCCGCATCACTCGCTGTCCTGCGGCAACTGCTCATTGACGCCATAGGCCACCTCGGCTCCGGCTTCGGCAGCCCCGTTCCGGCAGCCAGCCCCTCCGCGACGTCCACAACCGCCAGTACCCACTTCAACAAAGAACGGCTCTGA